A window from Actinomycetospora corticicola encodes these proteins:
- a CDS encoding TIGR02677 family protein produces the protein MSSTIRPVVFSYVTESPDYRWILGVFAGTFFAELTPGEVTARLAEAGHELDEPTVKIRLDQLRVWGNLEVSASVGQVGTVEDYYRRRDRFLITRVGQEVHDLVEGVLAQVDDVRDVSLGRLDQLRAALEELGGLDAATAPPDRLAAAVRAVFDPHVAFSAEITQFFAAINQWQSRFDLDEDEFAFFSEVLVGYVGERLETLHRAARPIAVLLTELAPVVGTLVERAADGLAARVAAAGLSTVRVRRAPGAAVADWENLASWFVSTPGRPSRVQTLERDAVDAVRTLTQNLTRLSRTGTAGSSRRVDFLRLAGFFAHAPAPRAHELAAAAFGLYGARHLGGAGGDDTDPVDAGVSWWDAPVATIPVSLRERGDTTSRGRTSRVQDRTQERRHLLARKAEVEKRAAAARAELLEVGAAGFTARLSEPALRELQKVLTRAVADLGPASSSGSIVLDGVRCEVRREPGTTTSVPTHAGALRVEGLALTVEAAP, from the coding sequence ATGAGCTCGACGATCCGACCGGTCGTCTTCTCCTACGTCACCGAGTCGCCGGACTACCGCTGGATCCTCGGGGTCTTCGCGGGGACCTTCTTCGCGGAGCTGACCCCCGGGGAGGTCACCGCGCGGCTCGCGGAGGCCGGGCACGAGCTGGACGAGCCCACCGTCAAGATCCGGCTCGACCAGCTCCGGGTCTGGGGCAACCTCGAGGTGTCGGCCTCGGTCGGGCAGGTCGGCACGGTCGAGGACTACTACCGGCGGCGCGACCGCTTCCTGATCACCCGGGTCGGGCAGGAGGTGCACGACCTCGTCGAGGGCGTGCTCGCCCAGGTCGACGACGTGCGCGACGTGTCGCTCGGACGGCTCGACCAGCTGCGCGCCGCCCTGGAGGAGCTGGGCGGGCTCGACGCGGCCACCGCTCCGCCGGACCGGCTCGCCGCCGCCGTGCGGGCGGTGTTCGACCCGCACGTCGCCTTCTCCGCAGAGATCACCCAGTTCTTCGCCGCGATCAACCAGTGGCAGTCGCGCTTCGACCTCGACGAGGACGAGTTCGCGTTCTTCTCCGAGGTGCTCGTCGGCTACGTCGGCGAACGGCTGGAGACCCTGCACCGCGCGGCCCGCCCGATCGCCGTCCTGCTCACCGAGCTCGCACCCGTCGTCGGGACCCTGGTGGAACGCGCGGCGGACGGCCTCGCCGCCCGGGTGGCCGCCGCCGGCCTGTCGACCGTGCGGGTGCGCCGCGCGCCCGGGGCGGCCGTCGCCGACTGGGAGAACCTGGCGTCGTGGTTCGTCTCGACGCCGGGGCGCCCGAGCCGCGTCCAGACGCTGGAGCGGGACGCGGTCGACGCCGTCCGGACCCTCACCCAGAACCTCACGCGGCTCTCCCGGACCGGGACGGCGGGGTCGTCACGGCGGGTGGACTTCCTGCGGCTCGCGGGCTTCTTCGCGCACGCCCCGGCGCCACGGGCGCACGAGCTCGCCGCGGCGGCGTTCGGGCTCTACGGCGCGCGCCACCTCGGCGGCGCGGGCGGTGACGACACCGACCCGGTCGACGCGGGCGTGTCGTGGTGGGACGCGCCGGTCGCGACGATCCCGGTGTCGCTGCGCGAGCGCGGGGACACGACGAGCCGGGGCCGCACCTCCCGGGTGCAGGACCGCACGCAGGAGCGGCGGCACCTGCTCGCGCGGAAGGCTGAGGTCGAGAAGCGGGCCGCGGCCGCCCGGGCGGAGCTCCTCGAGGTCGGCGCGGCCGGGTTCACCGCCCGGCTCTCGGAGCCCGCACTGCGGGAGCTCCAGAAGGTGCTCACCCGCGCCGTAGCGGACCTGGGCCCGGCCTCGTCGTCGGGAAGCATCGTCCTCGACGGCGTGCGCTGCGAGGTGCGGCGCGAGCCCGGTACGACGACGAGCGTGCCCACCCATGCAGGTGCGTTGCGGGTGGAGGGGCTGGCCCTGACGGTGGAGGCGGCGCCGTGA
- a CDS encoding TIGR02680 family protein, with the protein MDSPARWQPSRAGILNVYQYQDEVLEFGGGRLLLRGVNGSGKSTAMNMLLPFLLEADVRKIDAAGEQRGVLRSWMLSDNDDTQRTGYLWIEFVRDGEYRTVGCGIRANRSTDRVTTWWFSTDRRARLDFRLTEADVPFSADALRAELGVRGQVFTSTAEYRAEIARRFFGGTDPTAYFRLLHQVRNPRVGDRIDTDLPRTLREALPPVPEDAVNDAAQPLEDLEDHRRNVTDLAATAAALDGVVEVYTDYARRVLMTTVEGAASAVDAARTAGRRVERDRAAAQRAGTARDDAVRAVGDLVDEHARATAERQGLVSLPEYSAHADLVRRRDELARADEAAGTLEGVRTRALARVTTAAAGATAAKGQVESDLAGIAEHLRGVTTAARTASAPVRLPDPPVLVTEPRDDAASSTAVDVPEDDLDPVDDLPPALVAVADGLRAHRATVRELRERAAAADRETAAADRADTEAAEAAERAAEAAEQADVARRAARVAADEHAAAVGTWHERLVAHVAAVPAAEPDGAAGWLALSSGPDDAEPGDDLRARAESLVGAVRRVADEASGALSAARSRATARVGEADDELTALRAEHARVEAAGELPLPREPWRTDTGVEDAALFASLVDFADDLDDAGRAGLEAALEASGLLAARVEADGRVLGADGELFLTTGAAGPAAAGAGPRLVPVDTGTVPVDVVAGVLAAVGTTPGDALWVGEDGSFGAGPLRGRHTKPAAEYVGAGARAQARARRLAELAALVADAEARLSAVRAVAAALEEHADALRRLVRELPGTRTVDDAVVAATGATRYAQEAQGRAAERTAAAADTRRRADDLVARLQQEAAESGLSTDPERLEVLLEAVTDAERALAAVDSAVERTRRSVRSWREAIAGWDREVADLAAAVADHRVAAGHAAAVRTELETAESALGEEPAKVAARVSELDTHLRETAVRLDAAREEQTTATVAVREAELRVEAARETLVEREKAAVGGRARLVDALEVPGLLAAAERDTPDRANGTVAHRDAANGPLAQDGDVADGGTDWSEEPIPVTPDTVEGAAELVDALRARLAAPRRQVTEDALEKALRETRDHLASGWDIESRRGADGTPLAVHVTGPTRAVLAQMVHRVAVQRRRATSLLSAQQDQALRNLLHGRIAREVADALFAAGELVDRMNRILRGVTSSQGIGVRLQWRPRGDLESETATALALLGKHPDLRSPEEDDQVREAVKSLVEQARTADPEASYRSVIGDVLDYRTWHEMRIYLRRPGRNDELLTRRTTLSEGEKKLVTVLPMASAAAASAAAHDPHGVGAPRLVLLDDAFAKVSEDNHAKLFGLLVDLDVDFVVTSERLWGTHPSVPELAITEVLRDPELRAIALVHYRWNGSELSVGDAAERSSTLGRGA; encoded by the coding sequence GTGGATTCCCCCGCCCGCTGGCAACCGTCGCGCGCCGGGATCCTGAACGTCTACCAGTACCAGGACGAGGTGCTGGAGTTCGGTGGCGGCCGGCTGCTGCTGCGCGGGGTGAACGGCTCGGGCAAGTCGACGGCGATGAACATGCTGCTGCCGTTCCTGCTCGAGGCCGACGTCCGCAAGATCGACGCGGCGGGCGAGCAGCGCGGGGTGCTGCGCTCCTGGATGCTCTCCGACAACGACGACACGCAGCGCACCGGCTACCTGTGGATCGAGTTCGTGCGCGACGGCGAGTACCGCACCGTCGGCTGCGGGATCCGCGCCAACCGGTCCACCGACCGCGTCACCACCTGGTGGTTCTCCACCGACCGCCGGGCCCGGCTGGACTTCCGGCTCACCGAGGCCGACGTCCCGTTCTCGGCCGACGCGCTGCGGGCCGAGCTCGGGGTGCGGGGCCAGGTGTTCACCTCCACCGCGGAGTACCGCGCCGAGATCGCCCGCCGCTTCTTCGGCGGCACCGACCCGACGGCGTACTTCCGGCTGCTGCACCAGGTGCGCAACCCCCGGGTCGGCGACCGGATCGACACCGACCTCCCGCGCACCCTCCGCGAGGCCCTGCCGCCGGTGCCCGAGGACGCGGTGAACGACGCCGCCCAGCCGCTCGAGGACCTCGAGGACCACCGTCGCAACGTCACCGACCTCGCGGCGACGGCCGCGGCGCTCGACGGCGTCGTCGAGGTCTACACCGACTACGCCCGCCGGGTGCTCATGACGACGGTGGAGGGCGCGGCCTCGGCCGTCGACGCCGCCCGCACCGCTGGCAGGCGCGTGGAGCGCGACCGGGCCGCCGCGCAACGGGCGGGGACCGCGCGCGACGACGCCGTCCGGGCGGTCGGCGACCTGGTCGACGAGCACGCTCGAGCGACGGCCGAGCGGCAGGGTCTGGTGAGCCTGCCGGAGTACTCCGCGCACGCCGACCTCGTCCGTCGTCGGGACGAACTGGCCCGCGCCGACGAGGCGGCCGGCACGCTCGAGGGTGTCCGCACCCGTGCCCTGGCCCGCGTGACTACCGCCGCCGCCGGCGCGACGGCGGCGAAGGGCCAGGTGGAGTCCGACCTCGCCGGGATCGCCGAGCACCTCCGCGGCGTGACGACGGCCGCCCGCACCGCCTCCGCGCCGGTCCGCCTCCCCGACCCGCCCGTCCTGGTCACCGAGCCGCGCGACGACGCCGCGAGCAGCACCGCGGTGGACGTCCCGGAGGACGACCTCGACCCCGTCGACGACCTGCCACCGGCGCTCGTCGCGGTGGCCGACGGGCTGCGCGCCCACCGGGCCACCGTGCGCGAGCTGCGGGAACGCGCTGCAGCGGCGGACCGCGAGACGGCGGCCGCCGACCGTGCCGACACCGAGGCCGCCGAGGCGGCCGAGCGCGCCGCGGAGGCCGCCGAGCAGGCCGACGTCGCGCGTCGTGCCGCTCGGGTGGCCGCCGACGAGCACGCAGCGGCGGTCGGCACCTGGCACGAGCGGCTCGTCGCCCACGTCGCGGCGGTCCCCGCGGCCGAGCCGGACGGCGCCGCGGGCTGGCTGGCCCTGTCGTCGGGTCCCGACGACGCCGAGCCCGGCGACGACCTGCGCGCCCGCGCCGAGAGCCTGGTCGGCGCCGTGCGGCGCGTCGCGGACGAGGCCTCCGGGGCGCTTTCCGCGGCCCGCAGCCGGGCCACGGCCCGCGTCGGGGAGGCCGACGACGAGCTGACCGCCCTGCGCGCCGAGCACGCCCGGGTCGAGGCGGCGGGCGAGCTCCCGCTGCCCCGTGAGCCGTGGCGCACCGACACCGGCGTCGAGGACGCCGCCCTGTTCGCCTCGCTGGTCGACTTCGCCGACGATCTCGACGACGCGGGCCGGGCGGGCCTCGAGGCGGCGCTGGAAGCGTCCGGGCTGCTCGCGGCCCGTGTCGAGGCCGACGGCCGCGTGCTCGGTGCGGACGGCGAGCTGTTCCTGACGACAGGTGCGGCAGGTCCGGCGGCGGCCGGGGCGGGGCCCCGGCTGGTGCCGGTGGACACCGGGACGGTGCCGGTCGACGTCGTGGCCGGTGTGCTCGCCGCCGTCGGGACGACGCCCGGTGACGCCCTCTGGGTCGGCGAGGACGGCTCGTTCGGGGCGGGCCCGCTGCGCGGCCGGCACACCAAGCCGGCCGCCGAGTACGTCGGGGCCGGAGCGCGGGCACAGGCGCGCGCCCGTCGGCTGGCGGAGCTCGCCGCGCTGGTGGCGGACGCCGAGGCCCGCCTGTCGGCCGTACGGGCCGTCGCGGCCGCCCTCGAGGAGCACGCCGACGCGCTGCGCCGGCTGGTCCGCGAGCTCCCCGGGACCCGCACCGTCGACGACGCGGTGGTCGCGGCGACCGGCGCCACCCGCTATGCGCAGGAGGCGCAGGGGCGGGCGGCCGAGCGGACCGCGGCGGCCGCGGACACCCGTCGTCGGGCCGACGACCTCGTCGCGCGCCTGCAGCAGGAGGCGGCCGAGTCCGGGCTGTCGACCGATCCCGAGCGGCTCGAGGTCCTGCTGGAGGCGGTCACCGACGCCGAGCGGGCCCTCGCCGCCGTCGACTCCGCCGTGGAGCGCACGCGGCGCAGCGTGCGGTCGTGGCGCGAGGCGATCGCGGGGTGGGACCGCGAGGTGGCCGACCTGGCCGCGGCGGTGGCCGACCACCGGGTCGCCGCCGGCCACGCGGCCGCCGTGCGCACCGAGCTGGAGACCGCCGAGTCCGCGCTGGGCGAGGAGCCCGCCAAGGTCGCCGCCCGCGTCTCGGAGCTGGACACGCACCTGCGGGAGACCGCCGTCCGGCTCGACGCGGCCCGCGAGGAGCAGACGACCGCGACCGTCGCCGTCCGGGAGGCGGAGCTCCGCGTGGAGGCGGCCCGCGAGACGCTGGTCGAGCGGGAGAAGGCGGCCGTCGGGGGCCGGGCCCGCCTGGTCGACGCGCTCGAGGTGCCGGGGCTGCTGGCCGCGGCGGAACGCGACACCCCGGACCGAGCGAACGGCACTGTCGCTCACAGAGATGCTGCGAACGGGCCGCTCGCTCAGGACGGGGATGTGGCGGACGGCGGTACGGACTGGTCCGAGGAGCCGATCCCCGTCACCCCGGACACCGTCGAGGGCGCCGCGGAACTGGTCGACGCGCTGCGTGCCCGGCTCGCGGCGCCCCGCCGTCAGGTGACCGAGGATGCCCTGGAGAAGGCGCTGCGCGAGACGCGGGACCACCTGGCGTCGGGGTGGGACATCGAGTCCCGGCGCGGCGCCGACGGCACGCCGCTCGCCGTCCACGTCACCGGCCCGACCCGTGCGGTGCTGGCGCAGATGGTGCACCGGGTCGCGGTCCAGCGGCGCCGGGCCACGAGCCTGCTGTCGGCCCAGCAGGACCAGGCGCTGCGCAACCTGCTGCACGGCCGGATCGCCCGCGAGGTGGCGGACGCGCTGTTCGCGGCCGGCGAGCTCGTCGACCGGATGAACCGGATCCTGCGTGGCGTCACCTCCAGCCAGGGCATCGGCGTGCGGCTGCAGTGGCGCCCGCGCGGCGACCTGGAGAGCGAGACGGCCACCGCCCTGGCGTTGCTCGGCAAGCACCCCGACCTGCGCTCGCCGGAGGAGGACGACCAGGTCCGCGAGGCGGTGAAGAGCCTCGTCGAGCAGGCCCGGACGGCCGACCCGGAGGCGTCGTACCGCTCGGTGATCGGCGACGTCCTGGACTACCGGACGTGGCACGAGATGCGGATCTACCTGCGCCGACCGGGGCGCAACGACGAGCTGCTGACGCGGCGGACCACGCTGTCCGAGGGCGAGAAGAAGCTGGTCACCGTCCTGCCGATGGCGAGCGCGGCCGCCGCCAGCGCCGCGGCGCACGACCCGCACGGGGTCGGGGCGCCGCGGCTCGTGCTGCTCGACGACGCGTTCGCGAAGGTCTCCGAGGACAACCACGCGAAGCTGTTCGGGTTGCTCGTCGACCTCGACGTGGACTTCGTGGTCACCTCGGAACGGCTCTGGGGGACGCACCCGAGCGTCCCGGAGCTCGCGATCACCGAGGTGCTGCGCGACCCGGAGCTGCGCGCGATCGCGCTGGTGCACTACCGCTGGAACGGGTCGGAACTGTCGGTGGGAGACGCAGCGGAGCGGAGCTCGACCCTGGGCCGGGGCGCATGA
- a CDS encoding peroxide stress protein YaaA: protein MLVVLPPSETKASGGRGAPLDLDALSFPALTATRAELVDAVVALADDVPASRSALGVSERQDDEIERNAALWTSRTAPALARYTGVLYDALDARSLTPGAKGRIAVCSALFGLVMGTDRIPAYRLSADSALPGYGGLRTVWRPVLGPVLADLGEHVVDLRSGGYMALAPATGATTLDVVSEAEDGSRSTVSHANKSFKGRAARLLASTRRRPKDTGGVLAVLADAGLRVEQSDETSLVLVVPR from the coding sequence GTGCTGGTCGTCCTCCCTCCGTCCGAGACCAAGGCGTCCGGGGGCCGCGGCGCACCGCTCGACCTCGACGCGCTGTCCTTCCCGGCGCTGACCGCGACCCGGGCCGAGCTCGTCGACGCCGTCGTCGCCCTCGCCGACGACGTGCCCGCCTCGCGGTCGGCGCTCGGGGTCAGTGAGCGTCAGGACGACGAGATCGAGCGCAACGCCGCCCTGTGGACCTCCCGGACGGCGCCGGCCCTCGCCCGGTACACCGGCGTCCTCTACGACGCGCTCGACGCCCGGTCCCTGACGCCGGGCGCCAAGGGGCGGATCGCGGTCTGCTCCGCGCTGTTCGGGCTGGTGATGGGCACCGACCGAATCCCCGCCTACCGGCTCTCGGCCGACTCCGCACTGCCCGGGTACGGCGGCCTGCGGACCGTCTGGCGGCCGGTGCTCGGCCCCGTCCTCGCCGACCTCGGCGAGCACGTCGTCGACCTGCGCTCCGGCGGCTACATGGCCCTCGCCCCGGCGACCGGTGCGACGACGCTGGACGTGGTCTCGGAGGCCGAGGACGGGTCGCGCAGCACGGTCAGCCACGCCAACAAGTCGTTCAAGGGCCGCGCCGCGCGCCTGCTCGCCTCGACCCGCCGTCGCCCGAAGGACACCGGCGGCGTCCTCGCGGTCCTCGCCGACGCCGGGCTGCGCGTGGAGCAGTCCGACGAGACGTCGCTGGTGCTGGTCGTCCCGCGCTGA
- a CDS encoding serine hydrolase translates to MESLARVDDWPVDHVAVAVVTDAGTAAHGPTDRRFRLASVTKPLVAVAVLLAVEEEAISLDDPAGPEGATVRHLLAHTSGLAFSEHKAMAEPGTRRLYSSAGFEVLADHVAASTGIAFPDYLHEAVCEPLGMGATTLEGSAGHGAVSTVDDLALVAGELLAPTLLAPETLAEATTVQFPGLTGVLPGLGYQKPNDWGLGFELRDHKSPHWTGADSSPSTFGHFGQSGTFLWVDPDVRAACVALTDRDFGDWSKEAWPPFTDAVLAELRS, encoded by the coding sequence GTGGAGAGCCTCGCGCGGGTGGACGACTGGCCGGTGGACCACGTGGCGGTCGCGGTGGTGACCGACGCCGGCACCGCCGCGCACGGGCCCACCGACCGGCGGTTCCGGCTGGCGTCGGTGACCAAGCCGCTCGTCGCGGTGGCCGTCCTGCTCGCGGTCGAGGAGGAGGCGATCTCGCTGGACGACCCGGCCGGGCCGGAGGGGGCGACCGTCCGCCACCTGCTCGCACACACCTCGGGCCTGGCGTTCAGCGAGCACAAGGCGATGGCCGAGCCGGGGACGCGGCGCCTGTACTCGTCGGCCGGTTTCGAGGTGCTGGCCGACCACGTCGCGGCCTCGACCGGGATCGCGTTCCCCGACTACCTCCACGAGGCGGTGTGCGAGCCGCTCGGGATGGGCGCGACGACGCTCGAGGGCTCGGCCGGGCACGGCGCCGTCTCCACCGTCGACGACCTCGCGCTCGTGGCCGGCGAGCTGCTCGCCCCGACCCTGCTCGCGCCCGAGACCCTCGCCGAGGCGACGACGGTGCAGTTCCCCGGGCTCACCGGGGTGCTCCCCGGGCTGGGCTACCAGAAGCCGAACGACTGGGGCCTGGGCTTCGAGCTGCGCGACCACAAGTCGCCGCACTGGACCGGCGCCGACAGCTCGCCGTCGACCTTCGGGCACTTCGGCCAGTCCGGCACCTTCCTGTGGGTCGACCCGGACGTCCGCGCCGCCTGCGTGGCGCTCACCGACCGCGACTTCGGCGACTGGTCCAAGGAGGCCTGGCCGCCCTTCACCGACGCGGTGCTGGCCGAGCTGCGTTCCTGA